One Armatimonadota bacterium DNA segment encodes these proteins:
- a CDS encoding MBL fold metallo-hydrolase: MYDNALLPGETVALTPAQEDARLIAEARVRFFREYPTRWQRMLATWRQPPRAMMGWLMYAASYLFTTHGVRWALDPVIPASRLLPDLPGELPMEVLADLSFLLLTHDHDDHVDYRLLAALRSSGVRFVVPEHMLATVRAHANPHEKQLIVAQHGQRLELDGIGVLPFPGWHWYRQADGQLCGLDATGYLVEVDGQRWLFPGDVRDYGVPEIRQLGPVDLLFAHLWLGRGCAGDSVPPLLDAFCDYLRACAPRAVVLAHLYEFSRATDDLWHRRHVALVRSCWGALAPNVPLRAPEVGEEMGL; this comes from the coding sequence ATGTATGACAACGCCCTATTGCCGGGCGAGACGGTTGCGCTGACGCCCGCGCAGGAAGATGCGCGCCTGATCGCGGAGGCCAGGGTCCGTTTCTTCCGCGAGTATCCCACGCGCTGGCAGCGCATGTTGGCGACATGGCGGCAGCCGCCGCGCGCGATGATGGGGTGGCTGATGTATGCCGCCAGCTATCTGTTCACCACCCACGGGGTGCGGTGGGCGCTCGATCCGGTGATACCCGCGTCCCGGCTGCTGCCCGACCTGCCTGGCGAGTTGCCGATGGAGGTACTGGCGGACCTGTCGTTCCTGCTCTTGACCCACGACCATGACGATCACGTAGACTATCGCCTGCTGGCCGCCTTGCGCAGCAGCGGAGTGCGCTTCGTTGTGCCCGAGCATATGCTTGCCACCGTGCGGGCCCACGCCAACCCGCATGAGAAACAACTAATCGTCGCCCAGCACGGCCAGCGCCTTGAGCTCGATGGTATCGGCGTGCTCCCCTTTCCCGGGTGGCATTGGTACCGGCAGGCGGACGGACAACTCTGCGGCCTGGACGCCACCGGCTACCTGGTGGAGGTGGACGGCCAGCGTTGGCTCTTCCCCGGCGACGTGCGTGACTATGGCGTGCCGGAGATCCGGCAACTTGGCCCCGTGGATCTCCTCTTCGCCCATCTCTGGCTGGGGCGCGGATGTGCGGGGGACTCGGTCCCGCCGCTGCTTGACGCCTTCTGTGATTACCTGCGCGCGTGCGCCCCGCGGGCGGTGGTGCTGGCGCACCTGTACGAATTCTCCCGCGCGACCGACGACCTCTGGCATCGGCGCCATGTCGCGTTGGTGCGATCGTGCTGGGGCGCTCTCGCGCCCAACGTGCCGTTGCGCGCGCCCGAGGTGGGAGAAGAGATGGGGCTGTGA
- a CDS encoding twin-arginine translocase subunit TatC translates to MANGELKAVQRRPANRTRREWLLDAIAFASMFASVIGLMSVTYVMSVNTAYTFLADPAGRERFSSMYRSFLPALAAYMGIAVVLAVVLWITMLLDCVRAISLGKGRRYVIWMVILVLLHVSAAWLYYLIERRPRRLARADFAS, encoded by the coding sequence ATGGCGAACGGTGAGCTGAAGGCCGTGCAACGCAGGCCTGCGAATAGGACCCGCAGGGAGTGGCTTCTGGACGCGATCGCCTTCGCCTCGATGTTCGCCTCTGTTATCGGCCTCATGTCCGTGACCTATGTGATGTCAGTCAATACCGCGTACACCTTTCTCGCGGACCCTGCCGGAAGAGAGAGGTTCTCGTCGATGTACCGGTCCTTCTTGCCAGCACTCGCGGCATACATGGGCATCGCCGTAGTCCTCGCCGTCGTACTGTGGATAACCATGTTGTTGGACTGCGTGCGGGCAATCTCGCTGGGCAAAGGGCGTCGCTACGTCATATGGATGGTGATTCTGGTCCTGCTGCACGTCAGCGCGGCATGGCTTTACTACCTGATCGAACGCAGGCCGCGCCGTCTCGCGCGCGCCGACTTCGCATCGTAA
- a CDS encoding sialidase family protein → MNLRIRDGRDWAFINGAWSEDAWGCISPPDTPDHHALAFYLPQAFADATVEFEFLASYRETGAGDVGVILRAQAANHYYWVSFPWCGQQTRARHFWAAISRVDESGYIRNLKLALIPGVLSETERWYRARVECVGGAIRLWVDDRPGPVVTDLAAAPGRIGFAGYGGFALRNLRVSGDAAPAPAWDETAPAGRGNWFHPAPGIGGEQTLPSLCRAPRGDLLLAIPATRAERTFIVRSRDNGHSWGEPVELPAALHWGVVHATKSGRLLLQAVHAEPRRILMAESHDDGRTWSEPTAAKLSGDWPADPPQLHAYGALLELPDGALVRLLTGRLARAADREVMQWGAMEAQAFAIRSTDGGATWSAPANLDRFVWRGQAGAAESCLDLSEPVGAVLDDGRIICYIRPIYSPWMWETHSDDGGQTWSSARRAPFPGYAACMTRTKSGAALVAHRFPGHTIHLSHDGGRTWDEGTTVDFPVWAMGALLEVEPEVVLFVYMDAKPERLRAQRIRVTAQGLEPLPVEGQAAPDRTY, encoded by the coding sequence ATGAACCTGAGAATCCGCGATGGTCGCGACTGGGCGTTTATCAACGGCGCGTGGAGCGAAGACGCCTGGGGGTGCATCTCTCCGCCGGACACGCCGGACCATCACGCCCTGGCGTTCTATCTGCCGCAGGCGTTCGCGGACGCGACCGTGGAGTTCGAGTTCCTGGCGAGCTATCGCGAGACCGGCGCCGGCGATGTCGGGGTCATCCTGCGCGCCCAAGCTGCCAATCACTACTATTGGGTCAGCTTCCCGTGGTGCGGCCAGCAGACGCGCGCGCGCCACTTCTGGGCGGCGATCTCCCGGGTTGACGAATCGGGCTACATCCGCAACCTCAAGCTGGCGCTGATCCCCGGCGTGCTCAGCGAGACCGAGCGCTGGTACCGGGCGCGAGTAGAATGCGTGGGCGGCGCCATCCGCCTGTGGGTTGACGACCGCCCCGGGCCGGTGGTGACCGACCTCGCCGCCGCCCCCGGGCGCATCGGCTTCGCCGGGTATGGGGGCTTCGCGCTGCGCAACCTGCGCGTCAGCGGCGATGCGGCGCCGGCACCTGCATGGGACGAGACCGCCCCGGCCGGTCGGGGCAACTGGTTTCACCCGGCGCCGGGCATCGGCGGCGAACAAACCCTGCCTTCGCTTTGTCGGGCGCCGAGGGGCGACCTGCTGTTGGCGATCCCGGCCACCCGCGCCGAGCGCACGTTCATCGTGCGGTCACGCGATAACGGGCATTCCTGGGGCGAACCGGTGGAGCTGCCGGCCGCGCTGCACTGGGGCGTCGTGCACGCAACCAAGAGCGGTCGGCTGCTGCTGCAGGCGGTCCACGCCGAGCCCCGCCGCATCCTGATGGCGGAATCGCACGATGACGGGCGCACGTGGTCTGAACCCACGGCCGCCAAGCTGAGCGGCGACTGGCCCGCCGACCCGCCGCAGCTTCATGCCTACGGTGCGCTGCTGGAGCTGCCGGACGGCGCCCTGGTGCGGCTCCTGACCGGCAGGCTGGCGCGCGCCGCGGACCGGGAGGTGATGCAGTGGGGAGCCATGGAGGCGCAGGCGTTCGCCATTCGCTCGACCGACGGCGGCGCCACGTGGTCCGCGCCCGCGAACCTCGATCGCTTCGTCTGGCGGGGACAGGCGGGCGCGGCGGAGAGTTGCCTCGACCTCTCGGAACCGGTGGGAGCGGTGCTTGATGACGGGCGCATCATCTGCTACATCCGCCCCATCTACTCCCCGTGGATGTGGGAGACCCACTCCGATGACGGCGGGCAGACCTGGTCCTCGGCGCGGCGCGCACCCTTTCCCGGGTACGCCGCCTGCATGACGCGCACCAAGTCCGGGGCCGCGCTGGTGGCACACCGCTTCCCCGGCCACACCATCCATCTCAGCCACGACGGCGGCCGCACCTGGGATGAGGGGACGACGGTGGACTTCCCGGTATGGGCGATGGGGGCGCTGCTGGAGGTCGAGCCGGAGGTGGTGCTGTTCGTCTACATGGACGCGAAACCGGAGCGGCTGCGCGCGCAGCGCATCCGCGTCACCGCGCAGGGGCTCGAGCCGCTCCCGGTCGAGGGGCAAGCCGCACCTGACCGTACTTACTGA
- a CDS encoding TIM barrel protein, translating to MRIGVSLPPAYVAGEPDELLTGALGDPATALAALRQAGVTAIELRAVGPHTDPALALAAARQVWHAGGILTIHGELPASTPAALYPALVALCREMAQQGRDAIVTMHSYKSLEEPTDALAARTIRAVRELLHDAGEQGLPLRVAVELNRAKGGNDPSVSYRRLLSMHARIGHPHVGFCWDFGHAFSNVRQGVMMLVPPDAFLRRVIHTHIHDLDADGATHAPLTEGRVPLASVLRALRSAGYGGILNLELGGRRQDRPAGVRTGLFASIACLVDVLTTLKHTPL from the coding sequence GTGAGAATCGGGGTGTCGCTGCCGCCCGCCTATGTCGCCGGGGAACCCGACGAACTGCTCACCGGCGCGCTGGGCGACCCCGCGACCGCCCTTGCCGCACTGCGGCAGGCGGGGGTGACAGCCATCGAGCTGCGCGCCGTCGGCCCGCACACGGACCCCGCGCTGGCGTTGGCCGCCGCGCGTCAAGTGTGGCATGCCGGGGGTATCCTCACCATTCATGGCGAGCTGCCCGCGTCCACGCCCGCGGCACTCTACCCCGCGCTGGTGGCGCTCTGCCGGGAGATGGCGCAGCAGGGCCGAGATGCGATCGTCACCATGCACAGTTACAAGTCGCTGGAGGAGCCGACGGACGCCCTAGCTGCGCGGACCATCCGCGCCGTCCGCGAGCTGCTGCACGATGCTGGGGAGCAGGGGCTGCCACTGCGGGTGGCCGTGGAGCTGAACCGAGCGAAAGGCGGCAACGATCCCAGCGTCAGCTACCGGCGCCTGCTCTCCATGCACGCTCGCATTGGCCACCCGCACGTCGGGTTCTGCTGGGATTTCGGCCACGCCTTTTCCAATGTCCGCCAGGGCGTGATGATGCTTGTCCCCCCCGATGCGTTCCTCCGCCGGGTCATCCACACGCATATCCACGACCTGGACGCCGACGGCGCGACTCATGCCCCGCTGACTGAGGGACGGGTGCCGCTCGCGTCTGTGCTGCGGGCGCTACGCTCCGCCGGCTATGGCGGCATCCTCAACCTGGAACTGGGCGGACGCCGCCAGGACCGTCCCGCGGGTGTGCGCACCGGACTCTTTGCCAGTATCGCCTGCCTCGTTGACGTGTTGACGACGCTGAAACACACCCCGCTGTGA